One genomic region from Granulimonas faecalis encodes:
- a CDS encoding D-alanyl-D-alanine carboxypeptidase family protein, with amino-acid sequence MTRTLMPAALLALLLVLLAPVPAVADTGLGAPGVTEAQAWIVEDSTGRVLAESNADAAFAPASITKVMTAMVALDAGLPMDTEVAMPAHPEDGWQAAQVAGYAVGETSTLEDMLEVLLVYSANDVGYAIAEKVAGSQGAFADLMNEKAAEIGMTRTTFKNPHGLEEDGHESCARDLALMGRYALTHYPFIARMVRTHSVTVPVNGEQRTFYSTDELMPVYSPLIGIKTGKVEAGTTFLGAARKDGLTLYTCVLGCVTDWGRFEDTRAMMEWAFDGATGLTLADPDQTLETLPFAYRFGFSVSVRAQAAVTGLLWPDGTECSYTRVALSSDQLGIPGEPAGACLWRQGDRIVGACAYVVDPTVSPDAAWSSDPAAPPLPLQRKAA; translated from the coding sequence ATGACTCGGACCCTCATGCCCGCGGCGCTCCTGGCGCTCCTCCTCGTGCTCCTCGCCCCGGTGCCCGCCGTGGCGGACACCGGCCTCGGCGCGCCTGGCGTCACCGAGGCCCAGGCCTGGATCGTCGAGGACTCCACCGGCCGCGTGCTCGCGGAGTCGAACGCCGACGCCGCCTTCGCCCCGGCCTCCATCACCAAGGTGATGACGGCCATGGTGGCCCTCGACGCCGGCCTCCCCATGGACACCGAGGTGGCCATGCCCGCCCATCCCGAGGACGGCTGGCAGGCGGCCCAGGTGGCGGGCTACGCGGTGGGGGAGACCTCCACCCTCGAGGACATGCTCGAGGTCCTGCTCGTGTACTCGGCCAACGATGTCGGCTATGCCATCGCCGAGAAGGTGGCCGGCTCCCAGGGCGCCTTCGCGGACCTCATGAACGAGAAGGCCGCCGAGATCGGCATGACGCGGACCACCTTCAAGAACCCCCATGGCCTCGAGGAGGACGGCCACGAGAGCTGCGCCCGCGACCTCGCCCTCATGGGCCGCTACGCGCTGACCCACTACCCCTTCATCGCCCGGATGGTCCGCACCCACTCGGTGACGGTGCCGGTGAACGGGGAGCAGCGCACGTTCTACTCCACCGACGAGCTCATGCCCGTCTACAGCCCGCTCATCGGCATCAAGACGGGCAAGGTGGAGGCAGGCACCACGTTCCTGGGCGCCGCCCGCAAGGACGGGCTCACCCTCTACACGTGCGTCCTCGGGTGCGTCACCGACTGGGGGCGCTTCGAGGACACGCGGGCCATGATGGAGTGGGCCTTCGACGGCGCGACGGGGCTGACCCTCGCGGACCCCGACCAAACGCTCGAGACGCTGCCGTTCGCCTACCGGTTCGGCTTCTCGGTGTCGGTGCGGGCCCAGGCCGCCGTCACCGGCCTCCTCTGGCCTGACGGCACCGAGTGTTCCTACACGCGGGTCGCCCTCTCCAGCGACCAGCTCGGCATCCCCGGGGAGCCCGCCGGGGCCTGCCTCTGGCGTCAGGGCGACCGCATCGTGGGCGCCTGCGCCTACGTGGTGGACCCCACGGTCTCGCCCGACGCCGCCTGGTCGTCGGACCCGGCGGCGCCCCCGCTTCCCCTTCAGAGAAAGGCGGCATGA
- a CDS encoding FHA domain-containing protein encodes MQNNPGASQNNQAASDSTTIFRMPSTDATVPDLMGAQRLANPTLSIVKGPHTGTTFVLDTPEVTIGRDPSNTVFLNDMTVSRHHAKMHLAPGADTVEDLGSLNGTWVDGAIVNRAMLEDGSTIQIGTFRMIFHTTQSTSRIQTGA; translated from the coding sequence ATGCAGAACAATCCGGGCGCTTCCCAGAACAACCAGGCGGCATCCGATTCCACGACCATCTTCCGTATGCCGTCCACAGACGCCACCGTGCCGGACCTCATGGGTGCCCAGCGCCTCGCCAACCCGACGCTCTCCATCGTCAAGGGGCCCCATACCGGCACGACCTTCGTGTTGGACACTCCTGAGGTCACCATCGGCCGCGACCCCTCCAACACCGTGTTCCTCAACGACATGACCGTCTCGCGCCACCACGCCAAGATGCACCTGGCGCCCGGCGCGGACACCGTGGAGGACCTCGGCTCCCTCAACGGCACCTGGGTGGACGGCGCCATCGTCAACCGGGCCATGCTCGAGGACGGCTCCACCATCCAGATCGGCACCTTCCGCATGATCTTCCACACCACCCAGAGCACGAGCCGCATCCAGACCGGAGCGTAA
- the holA gene encoding DNA polymerase III subunit delta: MAQQLLPAYVAVGDNKVMREEAVARLKRHLDPAFGEFNLDECREPAKLTRDGLLQSLDQLPFGDGQRFVIVHGADHLPKDVSEAVVSYLGDPNPRTVLLLTAERLARNTRLYKAVAAQDPKPGKKGPVTVIGCSLPKPWELPGLFARFCGSFGLAVDQAAAAEVVDRVAPAKGDPTPMLRQVAFQLSSRYGAGASLGLAEVRDSVARIVEPKPWTFADAVAERDLPRALELYGLFRGDPEILLHMFAVDRLRELVCCRSLIAQGRGTPEAVAQAFGYPSQQRWRYKNHPRWASGFTDAELSRALRGAVECERTLKGSGSSRTAFVRWVSSVCS; encoded by the coding sequence GTGGCCCAGCAGCTGTTGCCCGCCTACGTGGCGGTGGGAGACAACAAGGTGATGCGCGAGGAGGCGGTGGCCCGCCTCAAGCGGCACCTCGACCCCGCCTTCGGGGAGTTCAACCTCGACGAGTGCCGCGAGCCCGCCAAGCTCACGCGGGACGGCCTGCTGCAGTCGCTCGACCAGCTCCCCTTCGGGGACGGCCAGCGCTTCGTCATCGTCCACGGGGCCGACCACCTCCCCAAGGACGTGTCGGAGGCCGTCGTCTCGTACCTCGGGGACCCCAACCCCCGCACCGTCCTCCTCCTCACCGCCGAGCGGCTCGCCCGCAACACGCGGCTCTACAAGGCCGTGGCGGCACAGGACCCCAAGCCCGGGAAGAAGGGGCCCGTCACCGTCATCGGGTGCTCGCTCCCCAAGCCCTGGGAGCTCCCGGGTCTCTTCGCCCGCTTCTGCGGCTCCTTCGGGCTGGCGGTGGACCAGGCCGCCGCCGCCGAGGTCGTTGACCGCGTCGCCCCCGCCAAGGGCGACCCGACGCCCATGCTCCGCCAGGTGGCCTTCCAGCTCTCGTCGCGCTACGGCGCCGGCGCCTCCCTGGGCCTGGCCGAGGTGAGGGACTCCGTGGCGCGCATCGTCGAGCCCAAGCCCTGGACCTTCGCCGACGCCGTGGCGGAGCGGGACCTCCCGCGCGCCCTCGAGCTCTACGGCCTGTTCCGCGGCGACCCCGAGATCCTCCTCCACATGTTCGCCGTGGACCGGCTCCGCGAGCTCGTGTGCTGCCGGAGCCTCATCGCCCAGGGGCGCGGGACGCCCGAGGCCGTGGCCCAGGCCTTCGGCTACCCGTCTCAGCAGAGGTGGCGCTACAAGAACCACCCCCGGTGGGCCAGCGGCTTCACCGACGCCGAGCTCTCCCGCGCGCTCCGCGGCGCTGTCGAGTGCGAGCGCACCCTCAAGGGGTCCGGGAGCTCCCGGACCGCCTTCGTCCGGTGGGTCTCGTCCGTGTGCTCATAA
- a CDS encoding helix-hairpin-helix domain-containing protein: MAQRGTRGSGRRVPRWVVVAAGVAALAAVGWLAVGASVPGDVVIERGGDAGPEAPAAEDPGSGDGGAGDAVAQAPEEAAAPPTVHVDGAVASPGVYSLEGDDPRVADAVEAAGGLVEGADTSSLNLAARVEDAMKVHVPGEGEEAAAPSSDGTAQASAGVPSDPSAPVNLNTATAEELRTLPGVGEATAAAILEDREANGPFTSVEDVMRVSGIGEKKFAKMRERIRV, translated from the coding sequence GTGGCGCAGAGGGGGACGAGGGGTTCCGGGCGGCGTGTGCCGCGGTGGGTGGTCGTCGCGGCCGGTGTCGCCGCGCTCGCGGCGGTCGGCTGGCTCGCGGTGGGCGCGTCCGTGCCCGGGGACGTCGTCATCGAGCGCGGGGGCGACGCCGGGCCGGAGGCGCCCGCCGCGGAGGACCCCGGGAGCGGGGACGGCGGCGCGGGGGATGCGGTCGCCCAGGCTCCCGAGGAGGCCGCCGCGCCTCCCACCGTGCACGTCGACGGGGCCGTCGCGTCGCCGGGCGTCTACTCCCTCGAGGGGGACGACCCCCGCGTCGCCGATGCCGTGGAGGCGGCGGGCGGCCTCGTCGAGGGCGCCGACACCTCCTCGCTGAACCTCGCGGCGCGGGTCGAGGACGCCATGAAGGTCCACGTGCCCGGGGAGGGGGAGGAGGCCGCCGCCCCGTCCTCCGACGGCACGGCGCAGGCGTCCGCAGGCGTCCCGTCCGACCCCTCCGCCCCCGTGAACCTCAACACCGCCACGGCCGAGGAGCTCCGGACGCTGCCGGGGGTGGGGGAGGCGACCGCCGCCGCCATCCTCGAGGACCGCGAGGCCAACGGCCCCTTCACCTCTGTGGAGGACGTCATGAGGGTCTCGGGCATCGGCGAGAAGAAGTTCGCCAAGATGCGGGAGCGGATCCGTGTGTGA
- the ftsR gene encoding transcriptional regulator FtsR yields MADAGYLTIGKVVKRLQAQYPDLSVSKVRYLEDEGLLTPSRTPGGYRLYSSRDVKRLETILYLQKNRFLPLSVIKEELDGGGAPGIAGTDPAAYPESVCDDEETREKLHPLEKAPELLGVSISFVRDLANNGIVSLRRSPQGRELVDGHDFRLIRCAEALRRFGIEPRNLRQYVNAANRETAMFEQALSVLGPRQGEFTDEQRAQYSQAFEQILHLTDSLRDDLIRRTFADVLRRQAPKDQ; encoded by the coding sequence ATGGCAGACGCCGGTTACCTCACCATAGGCAAGGTGGTCAAGCGCCTCCAGGCCCAGTACCCCGATCTCTCGGTCTCAAAGGTCCGCTACCTCGAGGACGAGGGGCTCCTCACGCCGTCCCGCACACCGGGCGGCTACCGGCTGTACTCCTCGCGCGACGTCAAGCGGCTCGAGACCATCCTCTACCTCCAGAAGAACCGGTTCCTGCCCCTCTCGGTCATCAAGGAGGAGCTCGACGGCGGGGGGGCGCCGGGCATCGCCGGCACCGACCCCGCCGCTTACCCCGAGTCCGTCTGCGACGACGAGGAGACCCGCGAGAAGCTCCACCCCCTCGAGAAGGCCCCGGAGCTCCTCGGTGTCTCGATCTCGTTCGTGCGGGACCTTGCCAACAACGGCATCGTGTCGCTGCGCCGCAGCCCCCAGGGCCGCGAGCTTGTGGACGGGCACGACTTTCGCCTCATCCGCTGCGCCGAGGCCCTGCGGCGGTTCGGTATCGAGCCCCGCAACCTGCGCCAGTACGTGAACGCCGCCAACCGCGAGACCGCGATGTTCGAGCAGGCCCTCTCGGTCCTCGGGCCCCGCCAGGGGGAGTTCACCGACGAGCAGCGCGCCCAGTACTCCCAGGCATTCGAGCAGATTCTGCACCTCACAGACTCCCTGCGCGACGATCTCATACGCCGCACCTTCGCCGACGTCCTGCGCAGGCAGGCGCCCAAGGACCAGTGA
- a CDS encoding CDP-alcohol phosphatidyltransferase family protein produces MKLSYLEEKIHAADPSAPLGTSNNPSNRVLTVANAVTVCRIALTLVFLWLFVTGADRVLCLVIYAVAALTDFVDGQIARRTQTVSWFGKLLDPAVDRFLLFTGVLGLCIVGDLPVWVPVVLIGRDIVLAVGMAVVRRYRRRPVDVLYIGKVATALLLAGFSWLLLDMPVLPGFGLVDVPWLPLLNGQAACPAILVVYSGTVCSLITGVLYVVEGLQIRSEALEGDRTS; encoded by the coding sequence GTGAAGCTCAGTTATTTGGAAGAGAAGATCCACGCGGCCGACCCGTCCGCGCCGCTCGGCACGTCGAACAACCCCAGCAACCGCGTCCTCACCGTGGCCAACGCCGTCACGGTGTGCCGCATCGCGCTTACCCTCGTGTTCCTCTGGCTGTTCGTTACGGGCGCCGACCGCGTCCTCTGCCTCGTCATCTACGCCGTGGCGGCCCTCACGGACTTCGTGGACGGCCAGATCGCCCGGCGCACCCAGACGGTGTCGTGGTTCGGCAAGCTCCTCGACCCGGCGGTGGACCGCTTCCTCCTGTTCACCGGCGTTCTCGGCCTCTGCATCGTGGGCGACCTCCCCGTGTGGGTGCCCGTCGTTCTCATCGGCCGCGACATCGTGCTCGCCGTCGGCATGGCCGTGGTCCGGCGCTACCGTCGCCGGCCCGTCGACGTCCTCTACATAGGCAAGGTGGCCACGGCCCTGCTCCTGGCCGGCTTCTCCTGGCTCCTCCTCGACATGCCGGTGCTCCCGGGGTTCGGGCTCGTGGACGTGCCGTGGCTGCCGCTGCTCAACGGCCAGGCCGCCTGCCCCGCCATCCTTGTCGTGTACTCGGGTACTGTCTGCTCCCTGATAACAGGCGTGCTCTACGTCGTCGAGGGCCTCCAGATCCGCTCCGAGGCGCTGGAGGGGGACCGCACGTCATGA
- a CDS encoding RidA family protein produces the protein MYSIFTPDAPQPSGTFSQGASAARYVFVSGQLPIDPASGVLRDASIGVQTVQVIRNVEAVLADVGLGIDSVCKVTLFLTDLNDLEAVDEVCSERFEKPYPARSVVGVSALPHGASIQMECVACR, from the coding sequence ATGTACTCGATCTTCACCCCCGACGCCCCCCAGCCCTCGGGGACCTTCTCCCAGGGCGCCTCGGCGGCCCGCTATGTGTTCGTCTCGGGGCAGCTCCCCATCGACCCGGCGTCCGGCGTGCTCCGCGACGCCTCCATCGGCGTCCAGACGGTCCAGGTGATCCGCAACGTGGAGGCCGTCCTCGCCGACGTCGGGCTGGGCATCGACTCGGTCTGCAAGGTCACGCTGTTCCTCACGGACCTCAACGACCTCGAGGCCGTCGACGAGGTGTGCTCGGAGCGGTTCGAGAAGCCGTACCCCGCACGTTCAGTGGTGGGGGTCTCGGCGCTACCCCACGGGGCCTCCATCCAGATGGAGTGCGTGGCCTGCCGATAG
- a CDS encoding ComEC/Rec2 family competence protein — protein MCEWPERPQVPWAFVVFLAAAGCVALQLRAGWVPGPGQAALLAAACAAALAAVRRIRPALVGRAAVAAAAVGLALVSGSLELASQARGRALLEGTPVSRLSLTTVSDAVEGTYGWSSEAEASLGGVTVGTVRFRSDVPLGLRETVEGVGTFSAPGEEYAAEMRGRGLLGTVRLSTIRGRAPAPGPLGAFARVRASLLEGFRPDASEAHAVAAALALGWRGALRSTGIADTVSAAGVSHLVAVSGAHLSVVAALFGGVASRARPLWARTAVTGVVTGCFVLLCAVPASALRAWAMALASSASQVAGRRASPLAALGCFGWLLCCLDPTAVSDLGFSLSCTCVACLALFGPWARAALDRVVPAPRPRPHAGALARALSSARSRCVSDLAAGLLCFAASAPMAASAFGTLSLAGPLCSMAAAPLFPVLLASSLAAVALAAVPVAGAVADLAATGAASVLLGICRAAAAFPWAVLPVEVPGAVGAVASVPAAAALLALWPRPRTAALRRGVALVLAAAFVVGALPWLEPPSLEVLDVGQGDALLLRDGPRAVLVDCGPPGGGLAPSLRSRGVASLDAVVLTHQHDDHYGGLGELDGSVAVGSLVVAEGVGASLCEGVASAADALGAPVRDVSAGDAVQVGGWRLEALWPEGPVDGTENAHSLCLLATHARGLRALLAGDAERGELSRFVPAVGPVDVLKLGHHGSEASLDRACLGALRPSLCVASAGAGNAYGHPDPVCVTLVEGSGSRFLCTAEHGPVRVFADTSTGVRVSVGRPEALAA, from the coding sequence GTGTGTGAGTGGCCGGAGCGCCCCCAGGTACCCTGGGCGTTCGTCGTCTTCCTCGCGGCGGCCGGGTGCGTGGCCCTTCAGCTCCGGGCCGGGTGGGTCCCCGGCCCCGGCCAGGCCGCCCTGCTCGCTGCCGCCTGCGCCGCGGCCCTCGCCGCCGTGCGCAGGATCCGGCCGGCGCTCGTCGGGCGCGCCGCAGTCGCCGCGGCCGCCGTGGGGCTCGCGCTTGTCTCTGGGTCGCTCGAGCTCGCCTCCCAGGCGCGGGGCCGCGCCCTCCTCGAGGGGACGCCCGTCTCGAGGCTCTCCCTCACCACGGTCTCCGACGCCGTCGAGGGCACCTACGGGTGGAGCTCGGAGGCCGAGGCGTCCCTGGGCGGCGTCACGGTCGGGACCGTGCGCTTCCGGAGCGACGTGCCGCTCGGCCTCCGGGAGACCGTGGAGGGGGTGGGGACGTTCTCGGCGCCGGGCGAGGAGTACGCGGCCGAGATGCGCGGCCGCGGCCTGCTCGGGACGGTGCGGCTCTCGACCATCCGCGGCCGTGCTCCGGCACCGGGCCCGCTCGGGGCGTTCGCCCGGGTGAGGGCGTCGCTGCTCGAGGGGTTCCGCCCCGACGCCTCGGAGGCCCACGCCGTCGCAGCGGCGCTCGCGCTCGGGTGGCGGGGGGCGCTCCGCTCCACCGGCATCGCCGACACGGTGTCGGCGGCCGGCGTCTCGCACCTCGTGGCGGTCTCTGGCGCCCACCTTTCCGTGGTGGCGGCGCTATTCGGCGGGGTCGCGTCGCGGGCCAGGCCCCTCTGGGCGCGGACCGCGGTCACCGGGGTCGTCACCGGGTGCTTCGTGCTGCTGTGCGCCGTCCCGGCGTCGGCCCTCCGTGCCTGGGCCATGGCCCTCGCCTCCTCCGCCTCCCAGGTGGCGGGCCGGAGGGCGAGCCCCCTCGCGGCCCTGGGGTGCTTCGGCTGGCTCCTCTGCTGTCTCGACCCGACGGCGGTCTCGGACCTGGGGTTCTCGCTCTCGTGCACCTGCGTCGCCTGTCTCGCTCTCTTCGGCCCGTGGGCCAGGGCCGCCCTGGACCGGGTCGTCCCGGCCCCGCGCCCCCGCCCACACGCTGGGGCGCTTGCGCGCGCCCTCTCGTCGGCCCGCTCGCGTTGCGTGTCGGACCTCGCGGCGGGGCTCCTGTGCTTCGCGGCTTCGGCCCCCATGGCCGCCTCCGCCTTCGGGACCCTGAGCCTTGCGGGGCCGCTCTGCTCCATGGCCGCGGCGCCGCTGTTCCCCGTGCTGCTCGCATCGTCCCTCGCCGCGGTGGCCCTCGCGGCCGTCCCGGTGGCCGGCGCCGTGGCCGACCTCGCCGCCACGGGCGCGGCGTCGGTGCTCCTCGGCATCTGTCGGGCGGCCGCCGCGTTCCCGTGGGCGGTCCTGCCGGTGGAGGTCCCCGGGGCCGTGGGCGCCGTCGCCTCGGTCCCGGCGGCCGCCGCGCTCCTCGCGCTCTGGCCGAGGCCCCGGACGGCCGCGCTCCGGCGCGGTGTGGCCCTCGTCCTGGCCGCCGCCTTCGTCGTCGGGGCGCTCCCTTGGCTCGAGCCGCCGTCCCTGGAGGTGCTGGACGTCGGCCAGGGCGACGCCCTGCTGCTGCGCGACGGCCCACGGGCCGTCCTCGTCGACTGCGGGCCGCCCGGGGGCGGCCTTGCGCCGTCCCTGCGTTCCCGCGGCGTCGCGTCGCTGGACGCCGTCGTGCTCACCCACCAGCACGACGACCACTACGGCGGGCTCGGGGAGCTGGACGGCTCCGTGGCGGTGGGGAGCCTGGTCGTCGCGGAGGGAGTGGGAGCCTCCCTTTGCGAAGGGGTGGCCTCCGCGGCCGACGCACTCGGCGCCCCGGTCCGGGACGTCTCCGCCGGCGACGCGGTTCAGGTGGGAGGATGGAGGCTCGAGGCCCTCTGGCCGGAGGGCCCGGTGGACGGAACGGAGAACGCCCACTCGCTCTGCCTACTCGCCACCCACGCCCGAGGGCTCCGCGCCCTTCTCGCCGGCGACGCCGAGAGGGGCGAGCTCTCGCGGTTCGTCCCGGCGGTGGGGCCCGTGGACGTCCTCAAGCTCGGCCACCACGGATCCGAGGCGTCGCTCGACCGGGCGTGCCTCGGTGCGCTCCGGCCGTCCCTCTGCGTGGCCTCGGCGGGGGCGGGCAACGCCTACGGCCACCCGGACCCCGTGTGCGTCACCCTCGTGGAGGGGAGCGGGTCGCGTTTCCTGTGCACCGCCGAGCACGGCCCGGTGCGTGTGTTCGCCGACACCTCGACGGGGGTCCGGGTCTCGGTGGGACGCCCCGAGGCCCTGGCGGCGTGA